The following DNA comes from Terriglobia bacterium.
CGGAGATGGTGATGCCGGGCGACAACGTGAACCTGACGATCAAGCTGATCACGCCGATTGCGATGGAGAAGGGGTTGCGGTTCGCGATCCGCGAAGGCGGCCATACGGTGGGCGCCGGCACCATCGCGGAAATTCTGGAGTAGCCAGTCGGGCCGGGGAGGCTGCCTGCGCCGGACGGGCTGCAGCGCGCACCGGATGGGAACATCATGCGAGACATCATCACGTTGGAATGCACCAAGTGCAAGAATCGGAACTACACGTCTACCAAAAACAAGAAAACCACTACCGAACGCCTGGAGCTCAAGAAATTCTGCAACCGATGCCGGGCCCATACGGTACACAAGGAATCGAGATGAGGTGGCGCGGCGTTCCCGTAATGACAGGTACAGGCCAGTAGCTCGAATTGGTAGAGCGGCGGTCTCCAAAACCGCATGTTGGGGGTTCGAGTCCCTCCTGGCCTGCCAAAATTTCTGATCCTCGAACCGCGGGCCGCCCGAAAGGGAGACCGCGGATTTCGCGGAGTTGATTTCATGAATCGATTCTTACAGAAAACCAGGGATTTTTTCCGAAACGTTCTTGAGTTCATCAAGGAAACCCGCAAGGAACTCAAAAACGTTTCATGGCCCAATCGGCGCGAGCTGGTTTCCACTACGGTGGTGGTTATCGTTACCGTGTTCTTTTTCGGGGCATTTCTTGCCGTGGTTGATTTCCTGGTCGGTCACCTCATGGCGGCCGTGCTGGCTAAGCTCGCATCCTAGCCCGAAGGGATTTGCGGATGGAAGGCGAAAAGAAGTGGTACATCATCCATACCTACTCCGGATATGAGAGGAAGGTCGCGGAAAGCCTCATGAACCGCATCCAGGCCTACGATTTGGGCGACTGCATCGGTCAGATTCTCATCCCGACGGAAGACGTCGTGGAAATGAAGAGCGGGAAA
Coding sequences within:
- the rpmG gene encoding 50S ribosomal protein L33, producing the protein MRDIITLECTKCKNRNYTSTKNKKTTTERLELKKFCNRCRAHTVHKESR
- the secE gene encoding preprotein translocase subunit SecE → MNRFLQKTRDFFRNVLEFIKETRKELKNVSWPNRRELVSTTVVVIVTVFFFGAFLAVVDFLVGHLMAAVLAKLAS
- the tuf gene encoding elongation factor Tu (EF-Tu; promotes GTP-dependent binding of aminoacyl-tRNA to the A-site of ribosomes during protein biosynthesis; when the tRNA anticodon matches the mRNA codon, GTP hydrolysis results; the inactive EF-Tu-GDP leaves the ribosome and release of GDP is promoted by elongation factor Ts; many prokaryotes have two copies of the gene encoding EF-Tu) codes for the protein EMVMPGDNVNLTIKLITPIAMEKGLRFAIREGGHTVGAGTIAEILE